The following proteins are encoded in a genomic region of Spirosoma sp. SC4-14:
- a CDS encoding DUF427 domain-containing protein: MKAIWNGQIIAESDDTVVVEGNHYFPKESVKTELLTDSSTHTTCPWKGLASYYSLSVDGKTNPDAVWYYPDPKPAASQIKERVAFWKGVEVVQ; this comes from the coding sequence ATGAAAGCCATTTGGAATGGACAGATTATTGCCGAAAGTGACGATACCGTTGTTGTTGAAGGCAATCATTATTTCCCGAAAGAATCCGTGAAAACCGAACTGCTAACTGACAGTTCGACGCATACGACCTGCCCCTGGAAAGGCCTGGCCTCTTATTATTCCCTGTCGGTTGATGGTAAAACAAACCCGGATGCAGTCTGGTATTATCCCGATCCTAAACCAGCCGCCAGCCAGATTAAAGAGCGGGTTGCGTTCTGGAAAGGAGTAGAGGTCGTACAATAG
- a CDS encoding rRNA adenine methyltransferase, which yields MQFDPENNVVKLCAQGMAAEGEPEKARLYFQQAWNEATTNFERFIAAHYVARQQPAIADKLKWDETSLELALTVQDEQMQEVYPSLYLNIGKGYEDLGDFDTARNHYRLAESFAINLPEDGYSTMIRNGIRNGLDRVGE from the coding sequence ATGCAATTTGACCCAGAGAACAACGTCGTAAAACTTTGTGCGCAGGGAATGGCCGCAGAAGGCGAACCCGAAAAGGCTCGTCTGTATTTTCAACAGGCCTGGAACGAAGCCACAACCAACTTCGAACGGTTTATTGCCGCTCATTATGTTGCGCGTCAGCAGCCAGCAATAGCCGATAAATTGAAATGGGACGAAACATCGCTCGAATTGGCCTTAACGGTTCAGGATGAGCAAATGCAGGAGGTGTATCCGTCGCTCTATCTGAATATTGGAAAAGGCTACGAAGACCTGGGCGATTTCGATACGGCAAGGAATCACTATCGGCTGGCCGAATCGTTTGCCATTAACTTACCGGAGGATGGCTATAGTACCATGATTCGCAACGGGATTCGGAACGGACTTGACCGCGTCGGCGAATAG